One genomic window of Dermacentor andersoni chromosome 8, qqDerAnde1_hic_scaffold, whole genome shotgun sequence includes the following:
- the Atg18a gene encoding WD repeat domain phosphoinositide-interacting protein 2 isoform X4: MQSLATNLNTISKGVKYGVGGLMNLAAEGGEHTPYIAYVNFNQDGTSLSVGTQSGYKFFSLTNVDKLEQIYENDEEGMALVERLFLSSLVSLVSAGSLRKLKMCHFKKESEICNYSYSNSILAVRLNRARLVVCLEESLYIHNIRDMKDGKWSQVLHTIRETPPNTKGLCALSPSSDNCYLAYPGSDNFGEVQIFDALNLQAKVMIPAHNSALAALAFNSTGTLIATASTKGTVIRVFCVSDGQKLYEFRRGMKRCADIYSLAFSADSLFLCASSNFETVHIFKLEDPKEANKVAEEPGTWMGYLGKALMQSASYLPTQVTDVFNQGRSFATVHLPFSGVRTVCCLSTIQKIPRVLVATKDGYLYVYNLDPVEGGDCTLYKQHRLDGREATTAPPSQSGDAASDQATAHGASQPTPAPRKPDSQGLSSYAAVVRGYQDHTPADPSSGK; encoded by the exons GTCACTCTCGGTTGGGACACAGTCGGGATACAAGTTTTTCTCTCTGACAAATGTGGACAAGCTCGAGCAGATATACGAAAATG ACGAGGAAGGCATGGCCCTGGTCGAGCGCCTCTTTCTCTCCAGCCTGGTGTCTCTCGTCAGCGCTGGGTCGCTGCGCAAGCTCAAGATGTGCCACTTCAAGAAGGAGTCCGAGATCTGCAACTACTCCTACAGCAACAGCATACTGGCCGTGCGGCTCAACCGAGCGCGCCTCGTTGTGTGCCTCGAGGAGAGCCTCTACATACACAACATTCGGGACATGAAG GACGGGAAATGGTCGCAGGTCCTGCACACGATCCGGGAGACTCCTCCCAACACGAAAGGCCTGTGCGCCCTGTCGCCCTCGAGTGACAACTGCTACCTGGCCTACCCGGGCTCGGACAACTTCGGCGAGGTCCAGATCTTCGACGCACTCAACCTG CAAGCCAAGGTGATGATCCCTGCCCACAACAGTGCACTGGCCGCCCTCGCGTTCAACTCTACGGGTACGCTGATCGCCACAGCTTCCACGAAG GGCACGGTCATAAGAGTTTTCTGCGTTTCTGACGGACAGAAGCTGTACGAATTCAGGAGAGGCATGAAGCG GTGTGCCGACATCTATTCATTGGCGTTCAGCGCCGACTCGCTATTCCTGTGTGCATCGAGCAACTTTGAGACGGTGCACATCTTCAAGCTCGAGGACCCGAAGGAGGCCAACAAGGTGGCCGAGGAGCCCGGCACCTGGATGGGTTACCTGGGCAAGGCCCTCATGCAGAGTGCCTCGTACCTGCCCACGCAGGTGACCGACGTGTTCAACCAGGGCCGGTCGTTCGCCACGGTCCACCTCCCCTTCAGCGGGGTGCGCACGGTGTGCTGCCTCAGCAC AATTCAGAAAATACCCAGGGTACTGGTGGCAACCAAGGACGGCTACTTGTACGTCTACAACTTGGATCCTGTCGAGGGTGGCGACTGTACCTTGTACAAACAGCACAG GCTGGACGGTCGCGAAGCCACAACGGCACCGCCGTCGCAATCTGGCGATGCAGCCTCGGACCAAGCGACCGCGCATGGAGCCTCTCAGCCAACTCCGGCGCCACGCAAGCCAGACTCGCAGG GGTTGTCGAGCTACGCCGCTGTAGTGCGAGGTTATCAGGACCATACTCCGGCAG ATCCATCCAGTGGCAAGTGA
- the Atg18a gene encoding WD repeat domain phosphoinositide-interacting protein 2 isoform X2, which yields MQSLATNLNTISKGVKYGVGGLMNLAAEGGEHTPYIAYVNFNQDGTSLSVGTQSGYKFFSLTNVDKLEQIYENDEEGMALVERLFLSSLVSLVSAGSLRKLKMCHFKKESEICNYSYSNSILAVRLNRARLVVCLEESLYIHNIRDMKVLHTIRETPPNTKGLCALSPSSDNCYLAYPGSDNFGEVQIFDALNLQAKVMIPAHNSALAALAFNSTGTLIATASTKGTVIRVFCVSDGQKLYEFRRGMKRCADIYSLAFSADSLFLCASSNFETVHIFKLEDPKEANKVAEEPGTWMGYLGKALMQSASYLPTQVTDVFNQGRSFATVHLPFSGVRTVCCLSTIQKIPRVLVATKDGYLYVYNLDPVEGGDCTLYKQHRLDGREATTAPPSQSGDAASDQATAHGASQPTPAPRKPDSQGLSSYAAVVRGYQDHTPADAAGMVSLSPPTNTALRLTDDSEFPPVSQKCD from the exons GTCACTCTCGGTTGGGACACAGTCGGGATACAAGTTTTTCTCTCTGACAAATGTGGACAAGCTCGAGCAGATATACGAAAATG ACGAGGAAGGCATGGCCCTGGTCGAGCGCCTCTTTCTCTCCAGCCTGGTGTCTCTCGTCAGCGCTGGGTCGCTGCGCAAGCTCAAGATGTGCCACTTCAAGAAGGAGTCCGAGATCTGCAACTACTCCTACAGCAACAGCATACTGGCCGTGCGGCTCAACCGAGCGCGCCTCGTTGTGTGCCTCGAGGAGAGCCTCTACATACACAACATTCGGGACATGAAG GTCCTGCACACGATCCGGGAGACTCCTCCCAACACGAAAGGCCTGTGCGCCCTGTCGCCCTCGAGTGACAACTGCTACCTGGCCTACCCGGGCTCGGACAACTTCGGCGAGGTCCAGATCTTCGACGCACTCAACCTG CAAGCCAAGGTGATGATCCCTGCCCACAACAGTGCACTGGCCGCCCTCGCGTTCAACTCTACGGGTACGCTGATCGCCACAGCTTCCACGAAG GGCACGGTCATAAGAGTTTTCTGCGTTTCTGACGGACAGAAGCTGTACGAATTCAGGAGAGGCATGAAGCG GTGTGCCGACATCTATTCATTGGCGTTCAGCGCCGACTCGCTATTCCTGTGTGCATCGAGCAACTTTGAGACGGTGCACATCTTCAAGCTCGAGGACCCGAAGGAGGCCAACAAGGTGGCCGAGGAGCCCGGCACCTGGATGGGTTACCTGGGCAAGGCCCTCATGCAGAGTGCCTCGTACCTGCCCACGCAGGTGACCGACGTGTTCAACCAGGGCCGGTCGTTCGCCACGGTCCACCTCCCCTTCAGCGGGGTGCGCACGGTGTGCTGCCTCAGCAC AATTCAGAAAATACCCAGGGTACTGGTGGCAACCAAGGACGGCTACTTGTACGTCTACAACTTGGATCCTGTCGAGGGTGGCGACTGTACCTTGTACAAACAGCACAG GCTGGACGGTCGCGAAGCCACAACGGCACCGCCGTCGCAATCTGGCGATGCAGCCTCGGACCAAGCGACCGCGCATGGAGCCTCTCAGCCAACTCCGGCGCCACGCAAGCCAGACTCGCAGG GGTTGTCGAGCTACGCCGCTGTAGTGCGAGGTTATCAGGACCATACTCCGGCAG ATGCTGCTGGAATGGTCTCTTTGTCGCCTCCGACCAACACCGCGTTGCGCCTCACCGATGACTCGGAGTTTCCGCCAGTGTCGCAGAAGTGCGATTGA
- the Atg18a gene encoding WD repeat domain phosphoinositide-interacting protein 2 isoform X3: MQSLATNLNTISKGVKYGVGGLMNLAAEGGEHTPYIAYVNFNQDGTSLSVGTQSGYKFFSLTNVDKLEQIYENDEEGMALVERLFLSSLVSLVSAGSLRKLKMCHFKKESEICNYSYSNSILAVRLNRARLVVCLEESLYIHNIRDMKDGKWSQVLHTIRETPPNTKGLCALSPSSDNCYLAYPGSDNFGEVQIFDALNLQAKVMIPAHNSALAALAFNSTGTLIATASTKGTVIRVFCVSDGQKLYEFRRGMKRCADIYSLAFSADSLFLCASSNFETVHIFKLEDPKEANKVAEEPGTWMGYLGKALMQSASYLPTQVTDVFNQGRSFATVHLPFSGVRTVCCLSTIQKIPRVLVATKDGYLYVYNLDPVEGGDCTLYKQHRLDGREATTAPPSQSGDAASDQATAHGASQPTPAPRKPDSQDAAGMVSLSPPTNTALRLTDDSEFPPVSQKCD; encoded by the exons GTCACTCTCGGTTGGGACACAGTCGGGATACAAGTTTTTCTCTCTGACAAATGTGGACAAGCTCGAGCAGATATACGAAAATG ACGAGGAAGGCATGGCCCTGGTCGAGCGCCTCTTTCTCTCCAGCCTGGTGTCTCTCGTCAGCGCTGGGTCGCTGCGCAAGCTCAAGATGTGCCACTTCAAGAAGGAGTCCGAGATCTGCAACTACTCCTACAGCAACAGCATACTGGCCGTGCGGCTCAACCGAGCGCGCCTCGTTGTGTGCCTCGAGGAGAGCCTCTACATACACAACATTCGGGACATGAAG GACGGGAAATGGTCGCAGGTCCTGCACACGATCCGGGAGACTCCTCCCAACACGAAAGGCCTGTGCGCCCTGTCGCCCTCGAGTGACAACTGCTACCTGGCCTACCCGGGCTCGGACAACTTCGGCGAGGTCCAGATCTTCGACGCACTCAACCTG CAAGCCAAGGTGATGATCCCTGCCCACAACAGTGCACTGGCCGCCCTCGCGTTCAACTCTACGGGTACGCTGATCGCCACAGCTTCCACGAAG GGCACGGTCATAAGAGTTTTCTGCGTTTCTGACGGACAGAAGCTGTACGAATTCAGGAGAGGCATGAAGCG GTGTGCCGACATCTATTCATTGGCGTTCAGCGCCGACTCGCTATTCCTGTGTGCATCGAGCAACTTTGAGACGGTGCACATCTTCAAGCTCGAGGACCCGAAGGAGGCCAACAAGGTGGCCGAGGAGCCCGGCACCTGGATGGGTTACCTGGGCAAGGCCCTCATGCAGAGTGCCTCGTACCTGCCCACGCAGGTGACCGACGTGTTCAACCAGGGCCGGTCGTTCGCCACGGTCCACCTCCCCTTCAGCGGGGTGCGCACGGTGTGCTGCCTCAGCAC AATTCAGAAAATACCCAGGGTACTGGTGGCAACCAAGGACGGCTACTTGTACGTCTACAACTTGGATCCTGTCGAGGGTGGCGACTGTACCTTGTACAAACAGCACAG GCTGGACGGTCGCGAAGCCACAACGGCACCGCCGTCGCAATCTGGCGATGCAGCCTCGGACCAAGCGACCGCGCATGGAGCCTCTCAGCCAACTCCGGCGCCACGCAAGCCAGACTCGCAGG ATGCTGCTGGAATGGTCTCTTTGTCGCCTCCGACCAACACCGCGTTGCGCCTCACCGATGACTCGGAGTTTCCGCCAGTGTCGCAGAAGTGCGATTGA
- the Atg18a gene encoding WD repeat domain phosphoinositide-interacting protein 2 isoform X1 produces MQSLATNLNTISKGVKYGVGGLMNLAAEGGEHTPYIAYVNFNQDGTSLSVGTQSGYKFFSLTNVDKLEQIYENDEEGMALVERLFLSSLVSLVSAGSLRKLKMCHFKKESEICNYSYSNSILAVRLNRARLVVCLEESLYIHNIRDMKDGKWSQVLHTIRETPPNTKGLCALSPSSDNCYLAYPGSDNFGEVQIFDALNLQAKVMIPAHNSALAALAFNSTGTLIATASTKGTVIRVFCVSDGQKLYEFRRGMKRCADIYSLAFSADSLFLCASSNFETVHIFKLEDPKEANKVAEEPGTWMGYLGKALMQSASYLPTQVTDVFNQGRSFATVHLPFSGVRTVCCLSTIQKIPRVLVATKDGYLYVYNLDPVEGGDCTLYKQHRLDGREATTAPPSQSGDAASDQATAHGASQPTPAPRKPDSQGLSSYAAVVRGYQDHTPADAAGMVSLSPPTNTALRLTDDSEFPPVSQKCD; encoded by the exons GTCACTCTCGGTTGGGACACAGTCGGGATACAAGTTTTTCTCTCTGACAAATGTGGACAAGCTCGAGCAGATATACGAAAATG ACGAGGAAGGCATGGCCCTGGTCGAGCGCCTCTTTCTCTCCAGCCTGGTGTCTCTCGTCAGCGCTGGGTCGCTGCGCAAGCTCAAGATGTGCCACTTCAAGAAGGAGTCCGAGATCTGCAACTACTCCTACAGCAACAGCATACTGGCCGTGCGGCTCAACCGAGCGCGCCTCGTTGTGTGCCTCGAGGAGAGCCTCTACATACACAACATTCGGGACATGAAG GACGGGAAATGGTCGCAGGTCCTGCACACGATCCGGGAGACTCCTCCCAACACGAAAGGCCTGTGCGCCCTGTCGCCCTCGAGTGACAACTGCTACCTGGCCTACCCGGGCTCGGACAACTTCGGCGAGGTCCAGATCTTCGACGCACTCAACCTG CAAGCCAAGGTGATGATCCCTGCCCACAACAGTGCACTGGCCGCCCTCGCGTTCAACTCTACGGGTACGCTGATCGCCACAGCTTCCACGAAG GGCACGGTCATAAGAGTTTTCTGCGTTTCTGACGGACAGAAGCTGTACGAATTCAGGAGAGGCATGAAGCG GTGTGCCGACATCTATTCATTGGCGTTCAGCGCCGACTCGCTATTCCTGTGTGCATCGAGCAACTTTGAGACGGTGCACATCTTCAAGCTCGAGGACCCGAAGGAGGCCAACAAGGTGGCCGAGGAGCCCGGCACCTGGATGGGTTACCTGGGCAAGGCCCTCATGCAGAGTGCCTCGTACCTGCCCACGCAGGTGACCGACGTGTTCAACCAGGGCCGGTCGTTCGCCACGGTCCACCTCCCCTTCAGCGGGGTGCGCACGGTGTGCTGCCTCAGCAC AATTCAGAAAATACCCAGGGTACTGGTGGCAACCAAGGACGGCTACTTGTACGTCTACAACTTGGATCCTGTCGAGGGTGGCGACTGTACCTTGTACAAACAGCACAG GCTGGACGGTCGCGAAGCCACAACGGCACCGCCGTCGCAATCTGGCGATGCAGCCTCGGACCAAGCGACCGCGCATGGAGCCTCTCAGCCAACTCCGGCGCCACGCAAGCCAGACTCGCAGG GGTTGTCGAGCTACGCCGCTGTAGTGCGAGGTTATCAGGACCATACTCCGGCAG ATGCTGCTGGAATGGTCTCTTTGTCGCCTCCGACCAACACCGCGTTGCGCCTCACCGATGACTCGGAGTTTCCGCCAGTGTCGCAGAAGTGCGATTGA